TCGTCATAGCCGTGGGCGATGGAGCGCATGTCGCGCAGGCCGCCCAGGAAGAGGTTGCTGAACGGGCAGGTGTAGAAGACCTCCGCGGGCTCCACCAGGGTGACCTCGATGGCCGGATTGGCCCGCTTGAGGTACTTGGCGGCGGTGGCGCCACCGAAGCCGCCACCGATCACCACCACGCGGCCGGCGGGGCCGTTGGCGATGGCGAAGGGAGAGAGGCCACCTAACAGGGGCAGGGTGGAGGCGGCGCCGAGGCCCTGGAGGAAGCGACGCCGGGAAACGCCCTGGCGTTGGGAATCATGACTCATGGGGCCTCCTCAGGGCGCGTCGATGGTGGCGAAGTGGCCGGCCAGCGCCGAGAGTTCCTCGTCGCTGAAGCCGCGGGCGATACGGTTCATCACCGTGGTGTCCGGAATCTCATCGCGCTTGAAGGCGAGCAGGCGCGACTCCAGCACGGCCTGGGGCCGGCCGGCGATGGCGGGCACCGGACCGGAGAGGCGGCCATCGGTGCCGTGGCAACTGGCGCAGCCCCCGGCCATCACCTCGAGCTGCTCGCGGGAGAATTCATCATCGGCATGGGCGGCCAGGGCCAGGCCGCCAAGTAGCAGGGCCCCCAGCAGGGAGACCGCCATGGGTCGTGGCAGGGTCATCGTCAGGTTCCTTGGGCTGGGCCCCGAGGGGGCTTTTCTTCTGGTTCTGGTCTGGAGTTATGGCAGAACGCCATGCTAGGGCAGCCATGGCCAGTCTGACAAAGAACCAATCGTGATCAGCTTATGTATCTCAC
The Halomonas alkalicola DNA segment above includes these coding regions:
- a CDS encoding c-type cytochrome: MTLPRPMAVSLLGALLLGGLALAAHADDEFSREQLEVMAGGCASCHGTDGRLSGPVPAIAGRPQAVLESRLLAFKRDEIPDTTVMNRIARGFSDEELSALAGHFATIDAP